The sequence TCTATGCGCTCGCCGGCGTTCTGGCGCCGGCACTGGGAGGTTTTCTGGCCCAGCGCTACGGCTTCTTGAGCGTGCTTCTTACTGCAGTTGCCCTGGAGACCCTCACCCTCTCCGCCGTGGCCATTGTGATGCACGATACGATGAGGCCCCAGGACCGCAAGGCACTGATTGGCCAGGAGTTTGTGGCTATGGTCAAGACCCTGCTCACTCCCCCGGCCAGACTCCGGCATTTCTACATCGCCATCACCTTCGACGCCATTGCCTACGGCGCTGGCTATGCGCTTCTCTATGGCTTGCTCAGCCGCACCTTTGGGTTCACTCCCTTTCAGCTTGGGCTGATGGCCAGCGTCAGCTCCCTTACCTGGGCGGCTACACAGCTTTCATTCGGCAAAATGGTGGACAGGCACGGCACCGTACCGTTCATGCTTTTCTCCGAGATGCTGGCCGTGATGATCATGGTAGCCTGGCTCTTTGTTCACACCTTCCCCTCGTTTCTCGCCCTGCACGCACTCTGGGGCATCAATCTCGCTGCGTGGATGCCCTCCTTCCTGGCCTGGATGACGAACAGCTTTTCCGACGCCGAACGTGCCCAAGAGATGGGACGTATCGCTGCCTTTCGTGGGCTGATTGCCTTTCCCGCTCCCTACCTGGGTGGTGTGTTGTACGACTGGTTCGGCTTCCGCGGTCCGATCCTGTTCAACATTGTCATGGCTCTGGTGGTCATCGTCCTGTTCTGGAAATGGGTGCGAGAGCCGGAAGTGCCAGTCGCCTGAGCGCAGAGTTGACAGCCCCGTCCTCCGATGATATTCTTAGCGTTGCTAAGCATCGAGCCATTCCACGCTCATCAACAGGGGGAGCACAGGCGTTGTGACTGACGAGTTCACTGCGGATGCCGTGACCACGATAGAACAACTGGTATTTCAGGTGGGTTGGCTGGAGCAGCGCCGCTTTGCGCAGGATGTAGCGGGCTTTGGACTCACTCCGGCACAGTTCTTTGTTCTCCGCGCCATTCTCGGGCACGACTCACTCCCTACGATGGGCACTCTGGCCTACGATACTCTGCAGCACTGTGCTACGATCAGCGGCATCGTTGACCGTCTGGAAAAGATGGGCCTGGTCGTTCGCGTGAGGGACCAGCAGGACCGGCGACAGATGCTGGTTAAGCTCACCCCTGCAGGTCGTGATGTGCTGGCACGGGTCCGTCAGA comes from Chloroflexi bacterium ADurb.Bin180 and encodes:
- a CDS encoding drug efflux system protein MdtG, whose product is MGRAMLYGLRENMVRTIWQPFVLSLGASMPLLGFLESLGGFWGIVPTAMQPLGGWISDRRGRKPLILLGTALSTVGLLVMVIAGWTKQWLWLLPGIILLGSLAIAIPALDSSVAESTPPNGRGRAFGLTNTFYALAGVLAPALGGFLAQRYGFLSVLLTAVALETLTLSAVAIVMHDTMRPQDRKALIGQEFVAMVKTLLTPPARLRHFYIAITFDAIAYGAGYALLYGLLSRTFGFTPFQLGLMASVSSLTWAATQLSFGKMVDRHGTVPFMLFSEMLAVMIMVAWLFVHTFPSFLALHALWGINLAAWMPSFLAWMTNSFSDAERAQEMGRIAAFRGLIAFPAPYLGGVLYDWFGFRGPILFNIVMALVVIVLFWKWVREPEVPVA
- a CDS encoding transcriptional repressor MprA → MTDEFTADAVTTIEQLVFQVGWLEQRRFAQDVAGFGLTPAQFFVLRAILGHDSLPTMGTLAYDTLQHCATISGIVDRLEKMGLVVRVRDQQDRRQMLVKLTPAGRDVLARVRQSREKRLIDTFALLSPEQASTLLTLLRTYLEAFRQQYDDATGGEPIPRAGEPC